In the genome of Longimicrobiales bacterium, one region contains:
- a CDS encoding PhoH family protein, translating into MANGDTIIAHRLDADGVDPLMLAGVNDRNMQELTRLFGIRVVMRGDHLILSGGLSSVERSVPVVQHMIELSRLRVPFDVPDIGRFADGVDALGPDGIVHPDDQIRIAIPGSRKVIVPKSDGQRSYVQAITANDIVIGVGPAGTGKTYLAVACAVEALYKKRVKRIVLARPAVEAGEHLGFLPGDLQEKVDPYLRPLYDALEDMMPQERVQKALEERTIEIAPLAYMRGRTLSDAFVILDEAQNATTAQMKMFLTRLGLNSQVVITGDKTQIDLPRKENSGLLEVERILGGIQGISVVYLDAKDVLRHRLVKDIIKAYERASDEGAEA; encoded by the coding sequence TTGGCGAACGGCGACACGATTATAGCACACCGCCTTGACGCGGACGGGGTCGATCCCCTCATGCTCGCGGGGGTCAACGATCGAAACATGCAAGAACTCACGCGGCTCTTTGGCATCAGGGTCGTTATGCGCGGAGATCACTTGATCCTCTCCGGGGGCCTGAGTTCGGTGGAGCGGTCGGTGCCTGTGGTGCAGCACATGATCGAACTCTCTCGTTTGCGGGTGCCGTTCGACGTGCCGGACATCGGACGCTTCGCGGATGGAGTTGATGCGCTAGGACCCGACGGCATAGTCCACCCTGACGACCAGATCCGTATTGCCATCCCGGGATCTCGCAAAGTCATCGTACCCAAGTCGGATGGGCAGCGGAGTTACGTCCAAGCGATCACTGCGAACGACATCGTGATCGGTGTTGGCCCTGCCGGGACAGGGAAGACCTATCTAGCGGTAGCGTGCGCGGTCGAAGCGCTCTATAAGAAGAGAGTTAAGCGGATCGTCCTGGCTCGGCCGGCGGTCGAAGCCGGCGAGCACCTTGGTTTCCTCCCGGGCGATCTTCAGGAGAAAGTGGATCCATATCTTCGTCCGCTTTACGATGCGCTCGAGGACATGATGCCTCAGGAGCGTGTCCAGAAAGCACTCGAGGAACGAACGATCGAGATTGCCCCGCTGGCCTACATGCGAGGGCGTACACTGTCGGATGCTTTTGTCATTCTCGACGAAGCTCAGAATGCGACTACGGCGCAGATGAAAATGTTTCTGACGCGCCTCGGCCTGAACTCGCAGGTGGTGATAACCGGTGACAAGACGCAGATCGATCTTCCTCGGAAGGAAAACTCTGGCTTGCTCGAGGTCGAGCGGATTCTCGGCGGAATTCAGGGGATCTCGGTCGTGTATCTCGACGCTAAAGACGTGCTCCGACATCGCCTAGTGAAGGACATTATCAAGGCGTACGAGCGGGCTTCGGATGAAGGGGCCGAGGCGTGA
- the ybeY gene encoding rRNA maturation RNase YbeY: MRVQVNTNGFEDAPLKLLRCAVERVLRGAADQAEVSLTLVSDEEITSLNREYLGKDCPTDVIAFNLGDEHVPLGDVYVCVSQAERQAVELNVSVKEELTRLAIHGALHVMGEDHPDGLDRLESPMFVLQERLLSEVLAGGC, encoded by the coding sequence ATGAGGGTTCAGGTCAATACGAATGGGTTCGAAGATGCACCTTTGAAGTTGCTCCGGTGCGCTGTCGAGCGTGTGCTTCGGGGCGCGGCAGACCAGGCGGAGGTCTCTCTGACTCTCGTGTCCGACGAGGAGATCACCTCGCTGAATCGGGAATACTTAGGGAAAGATTGCCCTACCGATGTCATCGCTTTCAATCTTGGCGACGAACATGTGCCCTTAGGTGATGTCTATGTGTGCGTGAGCCAGGCAGAACGCCAAGCGGTCGAACTCAATGTCTCGGTGAAGGAGGAACTCACCCGACTTGCCATCCACGGCGCACTTCACGTGATGGGCGAAGACCATCCCGATGGGCTGGACCGATTGGAAAGCCCGATGTTTGTGCTTCAAGAGAGACTCTTGAGCGAGGTTCTCGCCGGCGGCTGTTAG
- the meaB gene encoding methylmalonyl Co-A mutase-associated GTPase MeaB, with the protein MTFHQDLLKRFRAGNIPALARAISIVEDERAGFQELLHEALQEGPSVRRIGFTGPPGAGKSSLVAAAAKTFLGQGERIGVVAVDPTSPYSGGALLGDRIRMNDLATDPGIFIRSMATRGSLGGLATTTKEVLDLVDVFGFDVLLVETVGVGQTELEITAAADTVVVVLVPESGDAIQAMKAGLMEIADIFVVNKSDRPGADRLVKDLRQALHLKAGNAMKDMPAHHGVDLARIAKEERTTDAPPIQEGGWQIPVLSTVALTGEGVGDLLAAIDAHREWLGTSGQIEVRRRARARVRVQDVVDRELRRVARRSEATGGGLEPYLDQMRDGTETAYSVAAELLKRLLR; encoded by the coding sequence ATGACTTTTCACCAAGATCTTCTGAAACGGTTCAGAGCCGGGAACATCCCAGCTTTGGCCCGCGCGATTTCGATCGTCGAAGACGAGCGGGCCGGCTTTCAAGAGCTGCTGCACGAGGCTCTTCAGGAGGGTCCGTCCGTTCGAAGGATCGGATTCACGGGGCCTCCCGGGGCCGGCAAATCGAGTCTGGTCGCGGCAGCGGCGAAGACGTTCCTGGGTCAGGGAGAGCGAATCGGTGTGGTCGCGGTAGACCCCACATCTCCCTATTCGGGGGGGGCGCTCCTTGGAGATCGGATCCGGATGAACGATCTCGCGACGGATCCGGGGATCTTTATTCGCTCGATGGCCACGCGCGGGTCGCTGGGTGGCCTCGCGACCACGACAAAGGAAGTTCTCGACTTGGTAGACGTGTTCGGCTTCGATGTCCTCCTCGTCGAGACGGTCGGCGTGGGCCAAACTGAGCTAGAGATCACCGCGGCGGCGGATACGGTCGTGGTGGTCCTAGTGCCCGAATCTGGCGACGCCATTCAGGCCATGAAGGCCGGCCTGATGGAAATCGCCGACATCTTCGTGGTGAACAAATCGGACCGTCCCGGTGCGGATCGCCTGGTCAAGGACTTGCGCCAAGCTCTCCACCTGAAAGCGGGCAATGCCATGAAGGACATGCCGGCCCACCATGGGGTGGATCTGGCCCGTATCGCGAAAGAGGAGCGGACGACCGACGCTCCTCCCATACAAGAGGGGGGGTGGCAGATTCCCGTCTTGTCCACCGTAGCGCTCACCGGTGAAGGCGTGGGGGATCTGCTCGCAGCCATCGACGCTCACCGAGAATGGTTGGGAACCAGCGGTCAGATCGAGGTGCGCCGGAGGGCCCGTGCGCGTGTGCGAGTCCAGGACGTGGTCGATCGCGAGCTAAGGAGAGTCGCGAGGCGTTCCGAGGCTACAGGGGGGGGCTTAGAGCCGTACTTGGACCAGATGAGGGACGGGACAGAGACCGCTTATTCGGTTGCCGCGGAGTTGCTGAAGCGCCTGCTGCGTTGA
- a CDS encoding VanZ family protein: MTNQMFAWGPAVLWAVVLFLLSSIPGSAIEGISVSDLFIHTCVYSVLGAALVYGRWKGSVGWSHGLLIAAGVLYGASDEWHQSFVPGRYPAVSDWLADAAGIVIGYMALYWWIETRRTATETTL; this comes from the coding sequence GTGACCAATCAAATGTTTGCGTGGGGACCCGCTGTTCTTTGGGCAGTGGTCCTTTTTTTGTTGAGTTCGATTCCGGGGTCGGCCATTGAAGGCATCTCGGTTAGCGATTTATTCATCCACACCTGCGTTTATTCGGTCCTGGGAGCTGCCCTCGTTTACGGACGGTGGAAGGGATCGGTCGGATGGTCCCACGGACTACTGATCGCGGCTGGGGTCTTGTACGGTGCCAGCGATGAGTGGCATCAGTCGTTCGTACCGGGGCGGTATCCCGCCGTGAGTGATTGGCTCGCTGACGCAGCGGGGATTGTGATCGGCTATATGGCGCTGTACTGGTGGATCGAGACACGCAGAACTGCAACAGAAACGACACTCTGA
- a CDS encoding AarF/UbiB family protein: protein MKRISRTFSVLFRLSPFVVAFLRDRRAWILFGRPASRTDAHHQLRAERLTARLAKLGPTFIKLSQLLSSRADILPEPYLSQVSRLQDQVPPDPADEIRRVIESEVGAPIAEIFEEFEDEPMAAASLGQVHRARVNGREVVVKVLRPGVEAAIALDLDISFRLLFWLNIIFPTHHVRALTNVVREFSVGVRAEMDFRSEAQNVARFHAVFSGDRRVRAPEVLEDFTHRRVLVMEYCPGTKVDSLHELFRSGRLSFRAVMESLTGVYLRMMMVDGFMHADPHPGNLLVQDDGTIVVLDWGAVLEVPRWTRESILGVALAVGREDIDGVINEMYRLGMISPDVSRGEIREAATEILRIVQRAKTKNRQRIVQELVAELLDTFYTWPIQLPQELVYFFRTGALIEGLALHYDSNFDGLTFIQGVIRENQVELLKSAGQQPAQIAKNFVDEAQSAIRSVRDLVMRAEKEELRVRIHPRDVQAAERVVHLQARRLLLSIFASATAVITSILFIALRSWWLLGLGLFAALTMFVVVLFIPTHLLENPLRHARGVRPDNRK from the coding sequence ATGAAGCGAATCTCACGCACCTTCTCTGTGCTCTTCCGACTGAGCCCGTTCGTCGTGGCGTTCCTGAGGGACCGGAGAGCGTGGATTTTGTTCGGCCGCCCGGCTTCTCGCACGGACGCGCACCACCAACTTAGAGCCGAACGCCTGACAGCCCGCTTGGCCAAGCTCGGACCTACGTTCATCAAGTTGTCTCAGCTGTTGAGCTCGCGCGCGGACATCCTGCCGGAGCCCTATCTGTCACAGGTGTCTCGGCTGCAGGACCAGGTCCCCCCAGACCCTGCTGATGAGATCCGACGAGTCATCGAATCGGAAGTCGGTGCGCCGATTGCAGAGATCTTCGAAGAATTCGAGGACGAGCCCATGGCAGCGGCCTCCCTCGGACAGGTTCACCGCGCCCGCGTGAATGGGCGGGAGGTCGTGGTGAAGGTGCTGCGACCCGGTGTGGAAGCGGCTATCGCCCTGGATCTCGATATCTCGTTCCGACTTCTGTTCTGGCTCAACATCATCTTCCCGACCCACCATGTTCGGGCGCTGACGAATGTCGTTCGGGAGTTCTCCGTGGGTGTGCGAGCGGAGATGGACTTCCGGTCCGAGGCGCAGAATGTCGCACGGTTCCATGCGGTGTTCTCGGGAGACCGGCGCGTACGTGCTCCGGAGGTCTTAGAGGACTTCACGCATCGCCGTGTCCTGGTCATGGAGTACTGTCCCGGCACGAAGGTCGACAGCCTACACGAATTGTTCCGGTCAGGCCGTCTGTCTTTCCGGGCGGTGATGGAGTCGCTCACCGGCGTATACCTCCGGATGATGATGGTGGACGGCTTCATGCACGCCGACCCTCATCCGGGGAACCTCCTGGTGCAGGACGATGGGACGATCGTGGTCCTGGATTGGGGCGCCGTCCTCGAGGTGCCCCGTTGGACGCGAGAGTCGATTCTGGGCGTTGCGCTCGCAGTGGGGCGAGAAGACATCGACGGCGTGATCAACGAGATGTATCGCTTGGGCATGATCAGCCCAGACGTCTCACGGGGTGAGATCCGTGAGGCGGCCACGGAGATCCTGCGAATTGTCCAGCGCGCGAAGACCAAAAATCGCCAGCGCATTGTACAAGAGCTCGTCGCCGAGCTCCTCGACACGTTCTATACCTGGCCGATCCAACTGCCCCAAGAGCTCGTCTACTTCTTCCGCACGGGCGCCCTCATTGAGGGCTTGGCCTTACACTACGACTCGAATTTCGACGGCCTGACCTTTATTCAGGGTGTGATTCGGGAGAATCAGGTCGAGCTTCTGAAGTCGGCGGGTCAACAGCCGGCACAGATTGCGAAGAATTTTGTGGACGAGGCTCAATCGGCGATCCGGTCCGTGAGGGACTTGGTGATGCGCGCGGAGAAGGAAGAGCTCCGAGTGCGAATCCATCCCCGGGACGTTCAAGCCGCTGAGCGAGTGGTTCACCTCCAGGCCCGCCGCCTGTTGTTGAGCATATTCGCGAGTGCCACAGCAGTAATCACGTCGATTTTGTTTATCGCCCTGCGCAGTTGGTGGCTGCTTGGGCTCGGACTCTTCGCGGCTCTCACCATGTTCGTCGTAGTTCTCTTCATTCCTACTCACCTGTTGGAAAACCCGCTTCGCCATGCGCGGGGGGTCCGGCCGGACAATCGGAAATAG
- the aspS gene encoding aspartate--tRNA ligase, with amino-acid sequence MEIERTQLRTRMVGGLRGSDADSRMHLAGWVHRRRDLGGLLFVDLRDRSGLVQVSFGPDWTDAASLELAHKIGHEDVIRVEGVVTTRPQGAENTDMATGDIEVRASSLQILSDARTPAIPVYRSADDELPAEELRLQHRVLDLRRPELQQALVLRHKLILETRNYMDQHGFIEVETPILTKATPEGARDYLVPSRVHKGEFYALPQSPQIYKQILMVAGFDRYFQIARCFRDEDLRADRQPEFTQIDVEASFVEPEDILVWIEGLMASLANVADIPAERPFPRLSWHESMERYGSDRPDLRYELEISDWTDATRDVEMGIVRSAVDAGGRLRGLHLVGGARLSRKQIEGIEAKAKEAGAPGLFWAKVKDEGTSGPLGKFLGPANVEAMGLSVGDLILASAGQDSVTSPALSAARAAAAVAMELPLTTEHSWLWVTEFPVFEEFDGVIVASHHPFVMPHADDIDRIETDPVSVRGTAYDLVYNGTELGSGSIRNHQPEVQRSILRALGLNEAEIDEKFGFLLDALAAGAPPHGGIALGVDRIVQRFTGSGSLRDVIAFPKTTAARALFEGAPTALGDSELEELGLIVKRRETEEG; translated from the coding sequence ATGGAAATCGAACGGACACAGCTTCGCACGCGGATGGTAGGCGGCCTACGAGGGTCGGATGCCGATTCCAGGATGCATCTCGCAGGTTGGGTACACCGCCGTCGTGACCTCGGCGGCCTGCTCTTTGTGGATCTTCGCGACCGAAGTGGCCTCGTTCAGGTGTCGTTCGGGCCGGATTGGACGGATGCCGCTTCGCTTGAACTCGCTCATAAGATCGGACATGAGGATGTGATCCGAGTCGAAGGTGTTGTGACGACCCGCCCCCAAGGGGCCGAAAACACCGATATGGCGACGGGCGACATCGAAGTCCGCGCGAGTTCATTGCAGATCCTCTCCGATGCGCGCACGCCGGCGATCCCGGTGTATCGCAGTGCGGATGACGAGCTGCCGGCGGAAGAACTCCGACTGCAACACCGAGTCCTGGATCTGCGGCGCCCGGAGCTGCAGCAGGCGCTGGTACTGCGGCACAAGCTCATCTTGGAAACCCGGAATTACATGGATCAGCACGGCTTCATCGAAGTCGAAACCCCGATCCTGACGAAAGCGACTCCCGAAGGAGCTCGCGACTACCTGGTCCCGAGTCGTGTGCACAAAGGGGAGTTCTATGCCCTTCCGCAGAGCCCGCAGATCTACAAGCAGATCCTGATGGTTGCCGGCTTCGACAGGTACTTCCAGATCGCTCGATGCTTCCGCGATGAAGACCTTCGTGCGGATCGCCAGCCCGAATTCACGCAGATCGACGTCGAGGCCTCGTTCGTCGAACCAGAGGACATTCTGGTTTGGATTGAAGGCCTGATGGCGAGCCTCGCCAACGTAGCAGACATCCCTGCGGAACGGCCGTTCCCGAGACTCTCGTGGCACGAGTCTATGGAGCGGTACGGCTCGGATCGACCCGACCTACGGTACGAGTTGGAGATCAGTGACTGGACCGATGCGACGCGTGACGTGGAGATGGGAATCGTGCGCTCCGCCGTCGACGCGGGCGGTCGGCTCCGCGGTCTGCACCTCGTGGGTGGGGCACGCCTGTCGCGGAAACAAATCGAAGGGATTGAAGCGAAGGCGAAGGAAGCTGGCGCTCCGGGGTTGTTCTGGGCGAAGGTGAAAGACGAGGGGACTTCGGGTCCGCTCGGCAAGTTCTTAGGGCCCGCCAATGTTGAAGCCATGGGGCTCTCAGTTGGTGACTTGATCTTGGCATCTGCCGGGCAAGACTCCGTCACGTCTCCGGCGCTGTCGGCGGCCAGGGCTGCAGCTGCGGTGGCGATGGAACTGCCACTCACGACTGAGCACTCCTGGCTCTGGGTCACCGAATTCCCGGTCTTCGAAGAATTCGATGGCGTGATCGTGGCCAGCCATCACCCTTTCGTAATGCCACACGCGGACGACATTGATCGAATTGAGACGGATCCGGTCTCCGTACGAGGCACAGCGTACGACTTGGTGTATAATGGCACCGAGTTGGGATCAGGCAGTATCCGGAATCACCAGCCTGAGGTTCAGCGCAGTATTCTGAGGGCACTAGGCCTCAATGAGGCAGAGATCGACGAAAAGTTTGGCTTTCTTCTCGATGCGCTTGCTGCCGGAGCGCCGCCTCATGGAGGCATCGCGCTGGGAGTGGACCGAATCGTGCAGCGTTTTACCGGATCGGGTAGTCTGAGGGATGTAATTGCATTCCCGAAGACGACGGCGGCCCGAGCTCTTTTCGAAGGGGCTCCGACCGCACTGGGTGACTCCGAACTCGAAGAGCTCGGCCTGATCGTGAAGAGACGGGAGACAGAGGAGGGCTAG
- the mgtE gene encoding magnesium transporter — MSNSEHDLQRSKERLEALVASGDLFALRAVVEGLHASDIADVVELLDEGQQVEFLSALSADVASETLSEMEEGEERGDLLAAFTPEKGAELLHELPDDDAADLIAELEPDEQEAILGALSDEEALELRDLLEYDEETAGGLMTTELVKVYGTLTAGQAIDQVRIQGQEVEDFYTVFVIDADDRLLGTLRLDDLVIANPEETFAGLVQEPVATALPDLDQEEVGRLISRYNLASVPVVSEDNKLLGRITFDDVIDVLEAEQTEDILRLAGVTNEDELRHTWTESVRVRLPWLILNLITASLAASVILIFEDVIAQMTVLAFIAPIIAAMGGSSGTQSLAITIRRMTIAGPDGVQGFVGKEVLIGLVNGAVLGVGLAGLAMLIPGADPRLGLVVMLAMWGNQIAAGFAGAFIPTMLERAGVDPSVASSVFVHTLTDLIGFFLLLGLASRLLL, encoded by the coding sequence ATGAGCAACTCCGAGCATGACCTCCAGCGAAGCAAAGAACGCCTCGAGGCTCTCGTCGCCTCGGGTGATTTGTTTGCGCTAAGAGCCGTAGTCGAGGGACTGCATGCCTCGGATATTGCGGACGTCGTAGAGCTTCTCGACGAGGGTCAGCAGGTAGAATTCCTCAGTGCGTTGTCGGCTGATGTGGCCTCTGAGACACTCTCGGAGATGGAAGAAGGCGAGGAGCGCGGCGACCTCCTCGCGGCGTTTACTCCGGAGAAGGGTGCGGAGCTCCTCCACGAGCTTCCGGATGATGACGCTGCGGACCTCATCGCAGAACTCGAGCCCGACGAACAAGAAGCGATTCTCGGCGCGCTCTCAGATGAAGAAGCTTTGGAACTCCGAGATCTCCTCGAGTACGACGAGGAGACGGCTGGCGGACTCATGACCACGGAATTGGTCAAAGTGTATGGAACGCTGACTGCGGGGCAGGCGATCGATCAGGTGCGAATCCAAGGACAGGAAGTCGAGGACTTCTATACCGTCTTTGTTATCGATGCGGACGACAGGCTTCTAGGCACGCTTCGACTCGACGATCTCGTCATTGCGAATCCGGAAGAGACGTTCGCTGGGCTGGTGCAAGAACCTGTTGCGACAGCCCTCCCGGATCTCGATCAGGAAGAGGTTGGCCGACTCATATCGCGATACAACTTGGCGTCCGTTCCAGTTGTTTCGGAGGACAACAAACTCCTGGGTCGGATCACCTTCGATGATGTGATCGACGTGCTCGAAGCGGAACAGACAGAGGATATCCTTCGCCTCGCCGGGGTCACGAATGAAGACGAGCTGAGGCACACATGGACGGAGTCGGTCCGGGTCCGTCTTCCGTGGCTCATACTCAACTTGATCACCGCTTCACTCGCAGCTTCGGTGATTCTGATTTTCGAAGATGTGATCGCTCAGATGACAGTGCTCGCCTTCATCGCACCGATCATCGCTGCCATGGGCGGGAGTTCCGGGACTCAGTCACTCGCCATCACCATTCGACGGATGACGATCGCGGGACCGGATGGTGTCCAAGGGTTTGTGGGGAAGGAAGTCCTGATCGGGCTCGTCAACGGAGCCGTGCTCGGTGTGGGGCTGGCGGGCCTCGCTATGCTCATTCCCGGAGCAGATCCGCGATTGGGGTTGGTCGTCATGCTCGCGATGTGGGGCAATCAGATCGCCGCCGGCTTCGCGGGGGCGTTCATCCCAACCATGCTCGAGCGGGCAGGCGTCGATCCTTCCGTCGCCTCTTCGGTGTTTGTTCACACGCTCACCGACCTAATCGGTTTCTTCCTGCTACTGGGACTGGCGTCTAGACTCCTGTTATGA
- a CDS encoding HDIG domain-containing protein: MSRRSEKKERTSVLHQLSGAPGGAWGDRITHHGARVFLVLALAALVSVFFPPIRGTDVAPYQEGRVAQEDVIAAIPFSIPKAPAELEAERRTVMDAVPPTFDLLPESADTMSARLMRFFDQIDSAAESRDSSRLEAVLRGGRIVATASQMAFLIDDEARLDLRTAAVLAMQIVHDGVVDASRIADLTATRVTIREPQQEERSVLVEDLATSRVFLDEATRLLPSETTPEQAGLFSMMLIGHMQYSLSLNVIATEGDRSAAAGSISPTKGEVLENQAIVRQADPIGPEALERLAAYEAALRAQGMRQAEQLGWGALIGSGIVNAMMLSLFGLLLFFNRPEVYANYRWLVLIAVLVATYFGAAVAIDRSGLATEWLPIAFVALPVAVLWDSRMSLFLVLVLVAITGTLTPFSDYGSVLALMAAGAAAAMSVRAVRRRSETWVSIAIIAAAGGVMLAAHGLATAADFGGVARGTVALAGNATISALLAMGFLFVFELFTGITTDQTLLEWADPTRPLLRRLSLEAPGTYAHTINVANLSEAAAAEVGANGLLSRVGVYYHDVGKMLKPHYFVENQPAGRNPHDKLKPETSAAIVREHVTEGVRLAKEEKVPDIVLDFILEHHGTQRIGFFYEKACEEASGEVHAERFSYPGPKPQSKETAIAMLADSCESATRAMQEPTPERMRDLINNVVDGKIADGQLDESPLTLGEIARVKEQFVKILAGVMHRRIEYPSTKHLTDAEGENGESPKNGTAEEGADQAPGSGASEPHASA; encoded by the coding sequence GTGAGTCGCCGTTCCGAGAAGAAGGAGCGGACATCTGTGCTCCACCAACTCTCCGGAGCACCGGGCGGGGCGTGGGGTGACCGCATCACGCATCACGGGGCCCGAGTCTTCCTCGTGCTTGCCTTGGCTGCGCTGGTGTCGGTCTTCTTCCCGCCGATTCGCGGCACTGACGTGGCTCCGTATCAAGAGGGAAGGGTCGCTCAGGAGGACGTGATTGCGGCGATACCGTTCAGTATCCCGAAGGCGCCTGCTGAGCTCGAGGCCGAACGGCGCACTGTAATGGACGCGGTTCCGCCCACTTTTGATCTGCTTCCCGAGTCCGCTGACACCATGTCTGCCCGGCTCATGCGGTTCTTTGATCAGATCGATTCTGCAGCGGAGTCTCGAGACAGCAGCCGATTAGAGGCGGTGCTGCGCGGAGGCAGAATCGTAGCTACCGCTTCTCAGATGGCTTTCTTGATCGACGACGAAGCTCGCCTAGACCTTCGGACCGCCGCAGTGCTCGCAATGCAGATCGTGCATGACGGGGTTGTGGACGCTTCACGCATTGCGGATCTCACGGCGACCCGGGTTACGATCAGAGAGCCCCAGCAAGAAGAACGCAGTGTTCTGGTTGAGGATCTTGCGACTTCACGGGTCTTCTTGGACGAAGCGACACGCTTGTTGCCAAGCGAGACCACGCCGGAGCAGGCGGGCCTTTTCAGCATGATGCTCATCGGCCATATGCAATACAGCCTGTCGCTCAACGTGATTGCCACGGAGGGTGACCGTAGCGCTGCGGCGGGCTCGATTTCGCCGACCAAGGGTGAAGTACTCGAGAACCAAGCGATCGTCCGACAGGCGGACCCGATCGGACCGGAGGCATTAGAGCGGCTCGCGGCGTATGAGGCGGCACTCAGAGCTCAGGGAATGCGTCAAGCGGAACAGCTGGGGTGGGGCGCGCTGATCGGATCCGGCATCGTCAATGCGATGATGCTGTCGCTCTTTGGCTTGCTCTTGTTCTTCAACCGCCCTGAGGTGTATGCGAACTATCGGTGGTTGGTGCTCATCGCGGTTCTCGTCGCGACCTACTTTGGTGCCGCAGTGGCGATCGATCGCAGTGGGCTGGCTACGGAGTGGCTCCCGATCGCGTTCGTCGCGTTGCCAGTTGCAGTTCTTTGGGACTCGAGGATGTCGCTCTTCCTTGTGCTGGTTCTTGTCGCGATCACTGGAACGCTCACACCGTTCTCCGACTATGGAAGCGTGCTGGCCTTGATGGCTGCGGGTGCCGCTGCCGCGATGAGTGTGCGAGCCGTCCGGCGCCGGTCGGAGACGTGGGTGTCCATCGCGATCATCGCGGCGGCAGGAGGGGTCATGCTGGCGGCGCACGGACTCGCGACAGCGGCCGATTTCGGCGGTGTCGCCCGTGGCACCGTAGCGCTCGCTGGGAACGCGACAATCTCTGCGCTCCTTGCGATGGGCTTTCTGTTCGTCTTCGAGTTGTTCACAGGTATCACGACGGACCAGACGCTCCTCGAATGGGCAGATCCAACGCGGCCACTGTTGCGTAGGCTCTCTCTGGAGGCGCCGGGCACATACGCTCACACGATCAATGTCGCGAACCTGAGTGAGGCGGCTGCGGCCGAAGTCGGAGCGAACGGGCTACTGAGCCGAGTGGGTGTCTACTATCACGACGTGGGCAAGATGCTGAAGCCGCACTACTTCGTGGAGAACCAGCCGGCCGGCCGGAACCCGCACGATAAGCTCAAACCGGAGACGTCTGCCGCCATCGTGAGGGAACACGTCACGGAAGGAGTGCGGCTCGCGAAAGAGGAGAAAGTCCCCGACATCGTTCTCGATTTCATCCTAGAGCACCACGGTACACAACGGATCGGCTTCTTCTACGAGAAGGCTTGCGAGGAGGCCTCCGGCGAGGTCCATGCGGAGCGTTTCTCCTACCCCGGGCCGAAGCCTCAATCCAAAGAGACAGCGATCGCGATGCTTGCCGACTCGTGTGAGTCTGCGACTCGGGCGATGCAAGAGCCGACCCCGGAGCGTATGCGCGATCTGATCAACAACGTCGTCGACGGCAAGATCGCCGACGGTCAGCTTGATGAGTCTCCGCTGACGCTCGGAGAGATCGCACGGGTCAAGGAACAGTTCGTGAAGATCCTCGCGGGTGTCATGCACCGGCGTATCGAATACCCCTCGACGAAGCACCTCACGGATGCCGAGGGTGAAAATGGGGAGAGCCCGAAGAACGGGACTGCGGAAGAGGGTGCGGACCAAGCGCCCGGTTCCGGGGCATCCGAACCCCATGCATCTGCCTAA